From uncultured Pseudodesulfovibrio sp.:
TGTCCGCTACGTTGAAGTACAGGGATTGTTCTCCGTACACGCGGCAGATAATGGGAATGGCAAAGACATAGCTTGCCATGCCGGGGATAACCTTATTCAAACCGCTTTTGACCGTAATGAGTTTGCCCGTGTGGCCGCAGTCCTTGATGTACTGTAAGCCTTCTGGATAGAAACCTTCGGGGATATAAATTGTTATATCCGGGTCGTATTTCAAGGCGACGGGGAGTCCCCAGAAGTGATCGAAGTGCTCGTGAGAGAAGAACAGAGCTTCGATTTCCTTGTTCTCTAACATCTTGTCGATGCCTTCCCGCTTGAAGCATTCATCACACCATTTGTAGGACCAGCCTACGTCGAGAAGGAATTTGCGTTTGTTGCCGCTCATTTCCTCGACTTCTACCAATGCTGCGTATCCACCCGCGTTTTCAGGATGTACGGAGTTGGCTTCAATGATGTCCCAAGCTTCTTCCAATCTGTTGGGCAGCAGATGTTTGATCTTGGCAATACCCTCGTCATACGAGCCTTTGCCAAGCCCCTTGCCGTTACCAAACGGAGGCCAGTTGTAGTCGTACTGGTTCACGAGCAGTCCGCCAGCGCCCTTGATGTCACCCATGAGGACACCGTTTTCAAACCAGCTTGTTTCCGAGATGTTCGTCACCTTGACGCTTCTACACGTCCCGATGTCGGTCATTTTTCGTTCTGTTTCAGGGAAGTATCCCTCACGCATGGGGGAGTATGAATACAAACCCATGGCTCCAAGCAGGCCAACGCCTACACCGGTTGCGGCTCCCTTCAGGAAGTCGCGTCTTTTCATGTTGTCTGACATGCGATTCTCCTTTCCGGGCTACTTGCCGGGGATGATGTTGACGGCTGCATAGACCGAAGGCAATGCCCAAACCGTGACGAAGTAGAAGATCACGCCCATGGCAACGCCTGCGCCGAGGCCTGCACCGAATCTCGGAGTCCAGCGGACATCCTCAATGGCAGCTTTGTGTGCTTCATGATCGGCTTCAATTTCTTCGGCTGTCTTGGGAACCATTTTCCATGCCGGCCAGTTATCCATGAACCAATGGTGGACCAGCCAGATGTTGACCAGCCAGATCATCGGAATCATGGGGAACTGTTGCGGATGGGAGAAACCCTTTTGGGTGCCAAGGAACATATGGGACGTCTTGTAATAGACGATGTACAGCGCGATGGCGCCGAGCAGAGTGACCACGGTACGCAGGAGCACGTTGACGGGCATGGAATACTTCTTGGGCCAGTTGTCGCAGT
This genomic window contains:
- a CDS encoding MBL fold metallo-hydrolase, yielding MSDNMKRRDFLKGAATGVGVGLLGAMGLYSYSPMREGYFPETERKMTDIGTCRSVKVTNISETSWFENGVLMGDIKGAGGLLVNQYDYNWPPFGNGKGLGKGSYDEGIAKIKHLLPNRLEEAWDIIEANSVHPENAGGYAALVEVEEMSGNKRKFLLDVGWSYKWCDECFKREGIDKMLENKEIEALFFSHEHFDHFWGLPVALKYDPDITIYIPEGFYPEGLQYIKDCGHTGKLITVKSGLNKVIPGMASYVFAIPIICRVYGEQSLYFNVADKGLVSVTGCCHQGIIRFAETAYNEIKYENDKCHGIYGGLHISPFDDWDPKYDDLVISLGDYGFERIGCNHCTGVLCAKKFIAAGYPVVEGTAKFRSKDKAYLGNGDTITFG